A window of Calonectris borealis unplaced genomic scaffold, bCalBor7.hap1.2 HAP1_SCAFFOLD_133, whole genome shotgun sequence contains these coding sequences:
- the LOC142077028 gene encoding guanylate-binding protein 1-like codes for MASEIHVPAPVCLIENTRTKGLVVRQEALQVLSEVTQPVVVVAITGPYRTGKSYLMNRLAGQRKGFSLGSSVQPHTKGIWMWCVPHPCQPGRTLVLLDTEGLGDVEKGDTENDTWIFVLSVLLSSTLIYNSKGTIDQQAMEQLHYVMKLTEHVRLKAAAEKSEDELEDSEKLVRFFPTFVWAVRDFTLQLEVDGKEITEDEYLENALELKAGSSPEARGYNELRECIRRFFPARKCFVFDQPASRRDLVRLEELPDDGINPEFQQQVEKLCSHVWETSPAKAIPGGRIVTGSLLGKLAATYVEAIRSGAVPCLQSAALALAEAENAAAVKAAVALYRDLMEQRAQLPTETLQELLGLHAQCAREALELFVARAFEDGIRPFRAELQRQVQALKVKFCRDNEQASRDKCEAALRDLCQDMERRIADGDYSVSGGYQLFQGDQQALVEKYWELPGKGVKAAAVLQEFLQSRETLAKCIRQIDLYLTELQSEQDQYKRAERVRAAQRMMETAVSILINLGIAFATRRLPRFPF; via the exons ATGGCGTCCGAAATCCACGTGCCGGCGCCTGTCTGCCTCATCGAGAACACGCGGACGAAGGGGCTGGTGGTGCGGCAGGAGGCCCTGCAGGTGCTCTCGGAGGTCACCCagccggtggtggtggtggccatcacGGGGCCGTACCGCACGGGCAAGTCCTACCTCATGAACAGGCTGGCTGGCcagaggaaag GTttctccctgggctccagcgTGCAGCCCCACACCAAAGGTATCTGGATGTGGTGTGTGCCTCACCCCTGCCAGCCTGGAcgcaccctggtgctgctggacacCGAAGGGCTGGGCGACGTGGAGAAG GGCGACACCGAGAACGACACATGGATCTTCGTGCTATCcgtcctgctctccagcaccctGATCTACAACAGCAAAGGCACCATTGACCAGCAAGCCATGGAGCAGCTGCA CTATGTGATGAAGCTGACTGAGCACGTCAGGTTGAAGGCAGCAGCCGAGAAGAGTGAAGATGAGCTGGAGGATTCAGAAAAACTTGTCCGCTTCTTCCCGACGTTCGTCTGGGCTGTGCGGGATTTcacactgcagctggaggtggatggGAAGGAAATCACTGAGGATGAATACCTGGAGAACGCCCTGGAGTTAAAGGCCG gcagcagcccGGAGGCCCGAGGCTACAACGAGCTCCGGGAATGCATCCGCCGGTTCTTTCCCGCTCGCAAGTGCTTTGTTTTTGACCAGCCGGCCAGCAGGAGGGACCTGGTCCGCTTGGAGGAGCTTCCGGACGATGGGATCAACCCCGAGTTCCAGCAGCAGGTGGAGAAACTCTGCAGCCACGTCTGGGAAACGTCTCCAGCCAAGGCCATCCCTGGCGGGCGCATCGTAACGGGGAGCC tgctggggaagctggcAGCGACCTACGTGGAGGCCATCCGGAGCGGGGCAGTGCCGTGTCTGCAGAGTGCGGCGctggccctggcagaggctgagaacGCAGCGGCAGTGAAAGCGGCTGTGGCGTTGTACCGGGATCTGATGGAGCAGCGCGCGCAGCTGCCGACGGAGACCCTTCAGGAGCTACTGGGGCTGCACGCCCAGTGCGCGCGGGAGGCGCTGGAGCTGTTCGTGGCACGGGCATTTGAAGATGGCATCCGCCCTTTCCGGGCAGAGCTCCAA CGCCAGGTACAGGCACTCAAGGTGAAGTTCTGCAGGGACAACGAGCAGGCGTCCCGTGACAAGTGCGAGGCTGCTCTCAGGGACCTCTGCCAAGACATGGAGAGACGAATCGCTGATGGGGACTACAGCGTGTCAGGGGGCTACCAGCTCTTCCAAGGAGACCAACAGGCACTGGTGGAGAAATACTGGGAACTGCCTGGCAAGGGGGTGAAG gctgctgctgtcctgcaggagtTCCTCCAAAGCAGAGAAACCCTGGCCAAGTGCATCCGCCAGATAGACCTCTACCTGACAGAGCTGCAAA GTGAGCAAGACCAGTACAAGAGAGCTGAGCGGGTGAGGGCGGCCCAGAGGATGATGGAGACCGCAGTATCAATACTGATTAACTTGGGAATCGCATTTGCTACTCGGAGACTACCAAGATTTCCTTTCTAA